From the genome of Deinococcus sp. JMULE3, one region includes:
- the nadE gene encoding ammonia-dependent NAD(+) synthetase: MSMQQAIITELEVRPVIDPAAEVERRVAFLCAYLRASGTRGFVLGISGGQDSTLAGRLCQLAAERLRGEGADATFVAARLPYGVQADEADAQRALAFIRPDRSVTVNVKGAVDAAARAAAEALAEAGMGGELRDFVRGNIKARERMVAQYALAGQLNLLVVGTDHAAEAITGFFTKYGDGGVDLTPLTGLSKRQGAQLLAHLGAAPETWQKVPTADLEDDRPGLPDEVALGLTYAQIDDYLEGQPVAPEVAEKLERMYRVTRHKRAVPVTPFDGWWQKH; encoded by the coding sequence ATGAGCATGCAGCAGGCCATCATCACGGAACTGGAGGTCCGCCCCGTCATCGACCCGGCGGCCGAGGTGGAGCGGCGCGTGGCGTTCCTGTGCGCGTACCTGCGGGCGTCGGGCACGCGGGGGTTCGTGCTGGGGATCAGTGGCGGGCAGGACAGCACCCTGGCGGGGCGGCTGTGCCAGCTGGCCGCCGAGCGACTGCGCGGGGAGGGTGCGGACGCGACGTTCGTGGCAGCGCGCCTGCCGTACGGCGTGCAGGCCGACGAGGCGGACGCGCAGCGCGCCCTGGCGTTCATCCGCCCCGACCGGAGCGTGACCGTGAACGTGAAGGGCGCCGTGGACGCCGCCGCGCGGGCCGCCGCCGAGGCGCTGGCCGAGGCGGGCATGGGCGGCGAGCTGCGCGACTTCGTGCGGGGGAACATCAAGGCCCGCGAGCGGATGGTCGCGCAGTACGCGCTGGCCGGGCAGCTGAACCTGCTCGTGGTGGGCACCGACCACGCCGCCGAGGCCATCACGGGCTTCTTCACGAAGTACGGGGACGGCGGCGTGGACCTGACCCCCCTGACCGGCCTGAGCAAACGCCAGGGCGCGCAGCTCCTCGCGCACCTGGGCGCCGCGCCGGAGACGTGGCAGAAGGTGCCCACTGCCGACCTGGAGGACGACCGCCCCGGCCTCCCCGATGAAGTGGCATTGGGCCTGACGTACGCCCAGATCGACGACTACCTGGAAGGCCAGCCGGTCGCGCCGGAAGTGGCAGAGAAACTGGAGCGGATGTACCGCGTCACCCGGCACAAGCGCGCCGTGCCGGTCACGCCGTTCGACGGGTGGTGGCAGAAGCACTGA
- a CDS encoding CoA transferase subunit A: protein MNKVYPDAHAALHDIVADGQTIAVGGFGLCGIPEQLILALRDSGAKDLTAVSNNAGVDGWGLGLLLQTRQIRKMISSYVGENKEFERQYLAGELELEFTPQGTLAERMRAGGAGIPGFYTKTGVGTTVAEGKEHKDFDGQTFILERGIVADVALVKAWKADRAGNLVYRKTARNFNPMAATCGRVTVAEVEEIVEIGQIDPDDVDTPGIFVQRVVLNATPEKRIEQRTVRAG from the coding sequence ATGAACAAGGTGTACCCCGACGCCCACGCGGCGCTTCACGACATCGTCGCCGACGGCCAGACCATCGCCGTGGGCGGCTTCGGCCTGTGCGGCATTCCCGAACAGCTCATCCTCGCCCTGCGCGACAGCGGCGCTAAGGACCTGACCGCCGTCAGTAACAACGCCGGGGTGGACGGCTGGGGCCTGGGCCTGCTGCTCCAGACCCGCCAGATCCGCAAGATGATCAGCTCCTACGTCGGCGAGAACAAGGAATTCGAACGCCAGTACCTCGCCGGGGAACTGGAACTGGAATTCACGCCGCAGGGCACCCTGGCCGAACGCATGCGCGCCGGGGGCGCGGGCATCCCCGGCTTCTACACGAAGACCGGCGTGGGCACCACCGTCGCCGAGGGCAAGGAACACAAGGACTTTGACGGCCAGACGTTCATCCTGGAACGAGGCATCGTCGCCGACGTCGCCCTGGTGAAGGCGTGGAAGGCCGACCGGGCCGGGAACCTCGTGTACCGCAAGACCGCCCGGAACTTCAACCCGATGGCCGCCACCTGCGGCAGGGTCACCGTCGCGGAGGTCGAGGAGATCGTCGAGATCGGTCAGATCGACCCGGACGACGTGGACACCCCCGGCATCTTCGTGCAGCGCGTCGTGCTGAACGCCACGCCCGAGAAACGCATCGAGCAGCGCACCGTCCGCGCCGGGTGA
- a CDS encoding alpha/beta fold hydrolase, whose product MTRTLVALHGNFASARWWVDLLADPPAGWRVLAPDLPGFAGTPHVGEVAIGSYADWMQDWLHAQGVVRPVLLGHSLGGAVALEVAAREPQALAGLVLAASAPLNGLVTPEENYPVLELLRTTPPLMEASLGALFPSRRPANFADLLADGANMAVTHYSGNARALAAWRVDAARLAGLPTLVLGGELDPLITPDMVRAQASALGTAATILTGRGHGFPQEDPAAFRALLDGFLSSLPIS is encoded by the coding sequence ATGACCCGCACCCTTGTAGCGCTGCACGGGAATTTCGCGTCCGCCCGCTGGTGGGTGGACCTGCTGGCCGATCCGCCTGCGGGGTGGCGGGTGCTGGCCCCGGACCTGCCGGGCTTCGCGGGCACGCCCCACGTGGGCGAGGTTGCGATTGGATCGTACGCGGACTGGATGCAGGACTGGCTGCACGCGCAGGGTGTCGTGCGGCCCGTGCTGCTGGGGCACTCGCTGGGAGGCGCGGTGGCGCTGGAGGTCGCGGCGCGTGAGCCGCAGGCCCTCGCGGGTCTGGTCCTGGCGGCCAGTGCACCCCTGAACGGGCTGGTCACGCCGGAGGAGAACTACCCGGTGCTGGAACTGCTGCGCACCACCCCGCCGCTGATGGAGGCCAGCCTGGGTGCCCTGTTCCCGTCGCGCCGCCCGGCGAACTTCGCGGACCTGCTGGCGGACGGCGCGAACATGGCCGTCACGCATTACAGCGGGAATGCCCGCGCGCTGGCCGCGTGGCGGGTGGACGCGGCGCGCCTGGCCGGGCTGCCCACGCTGGTGTTGGGCGGTGAACTGGACCCGCTGATCACGCCGGACATGGTGCGCGCACAGGCGTCGGCGCTGGGCACGGCGGCCACCATCCTGACCGGGCGCGGTCACGGCTTCCCGCAGGAGGACCCCGCCGCCTTCCGCGCGCTGCTGGACGGGTTCCTGTCCAGCCTCCCCATCTCCTAA
- a CDS encoding alpha/beta fold hydrolase, whose product MRDSQWTWTPGDSPGLFELRGDLNVAGVPVPVRLGGRAWGELNAARDNAVLVCHHYTGTMRAAGVQPDGTPGWWAALIGPGRALDTDRFHVVCLNSLGNVQVRDPQVVTTGPATPHPDGQPWGERFPAWTMADLHAAQCGLLRALDAPHWHAVVGPSFGGMQALQWAARAPALAPRVAAVVTSPVAGPVLRGVFGPLLHAAAQGDPDAALHETLRLITFFGLGADGMDLLFREEDVDAYLRTRTVTADLSHVLDIGRAVQTHDLLEVAPLDDLCRRWRDLGTRLLSVNVRGDQFFPAAEMREFAARTQEAGVAHTHLEFDSPRGHLGGLTDTAAFEDALRDLLGTAPIPPALDVAEVRHV is encoded by the coding sequence ATGCGAGACAGTCAGTGGACCTGGACCCCGGGCGACTCCCCCGGTCTGTTCGAACTGCGGGGTGACCTGAACGTGGCGGGCGTCCCCGTCCCCGTGCGCCTGGGCGGGCGCGCCTGGGGTGAACTGAACGCCGCGCGCGACAACGCCGTGCTGGTCTGCCACCACTACACCGGCACCATGCGCGCCGCCGGGGTTCAGCCCGACGGCACGCCCGGCTGGTGGGCGGCCCTGATCGGGCCGGGGCGGGCGCTGGACACCGACCGGTTCCACGTGGTGTGCCTGAACAGCCTGGGGAACGTGCAGGTGCGCGACCCGCAGGTCGTCACGACCGGCCCCGCCACGCCCCACCCGGACGGGCAGCCGTGGGGAGAGCGGTTCCCGGCGTGGACGATGGCGGACCTGCACGCGGCGCAGTGCGGCCTGCTGCGCGCGCTGGACGCTCCGCACTGGCACGCGGTGGTCGGCCCCAGCTTCGGGGGGATGCAGGCGCTGCAGTGGGCGGCGCGCGCCCCGGCGCTGGCGCCGCGCGTGGCGGCGGTCGTGACCAGTCCGGTCGCGGGGCCGGTGCTGCGCGGCGTGTTCGGGCCGCTGCTGCACGCGGCGGCGCAGGGCGACCCGGATGCGGCGCTGCACGAGACGCTGCGCCTGATCACCTTCTTCGGGCTGGGCGCGGACGGCATGGACCTGCTGTTCCGCGAGGAGGACGTGGACGCCTACCTGCGTACCCGCACCGTCACCGCGGACCTGAGCCACGTGCTGGACATCGGCCGGGCCGTGCAGACCCATGACCTGCTGGAGGTCGCCCCCCTGGACGACCTGTGCCGCCGCTGGCGTGACCTGGGCACCCGGCTGCTGAGCGTGAACGTCCGCGGTGATCAGTTCTTCCCTGCCGCCGAGATGCGCGAGTTCGCCGCGCGCACGCAGGAGGCAGGCGTGGCGCACACCCACCTGGAATTCGACTCGCCGCGCGGGCACCTGGGCGGCCTGACCGACACTGCCGCGTTCGAGGACGCCCTGCGGGACCTGCTGGGCACGGCGCCGATCCCGCCCGCGCTGGACGTGGCGGAGGTGCGCCATGTCTGA
- a CDS encoding ABC transporter substrate-binding protein encodes MKTLLMTGILLALSGASAVKVGVLLPLSGAGSVSGQAARSGYQLALDEINKAGGVLGKPLELEFADDGSAPAKAVPEFVKLVTVEKVDFMAGGVSSATSIAISGPAKQYGTFMAWIGAAAVPVEDAFADHPYFFHYHPWSYYNFEAILGYFKYLKTYKKAKNIAIAYEDGPFGSAGIDATVDAFRKAGFNVVMTEKFKTGSGNFGPLVSKAKAAKPDILYWVGYDTDALPLATEIKQQNLQLGLLYGTPPSWPVGFEKNKLADNVAGLSLWLSTSPNKDSRAFVAAYRKKFGTVTDEYFAPLAYVNLKTLAAAINRAGTTDKAKVAAEMAKTNVSTPFGQLTFSPSLKTKYQGFKAGNWLHFQYLGDARVPVYPIKFAQKSMVYGK; translated from the coding sequence ATGAAAACACTCCTGATGACGGGCATTCTGCTTGCGCTGTCCGGCGCGAGCGCGGTGAAGGTCGGCGTGCTGCTTCCCCTGAGCGGGGCGGGCAGCGTGTCCGGGCAGGCCGCACGAAGCGGGTACCAGCTGGCCCTGGACGAGATCAACAAGGCGGGCGGCGTGCTGGGCAAGCCCCTGGAACTGGAATTCGCCGATGACGGCAGCGCCCCCGCCAAGGCCGTGCCGGAGTTCGTGAAGCTCGTGACGGTCGAGAAGGTGGACTTCATGGCGGGCGGCGTGAGCAGCGCCACCAGCATCGCCATCAGCGGGCCCGCCAAGCAGTACGGCACCTTCATGGCCTGGATCGGCGCGGCCGCCGTGCCCGTCGAGGACGCCTTCGCGGACCACCCGTACTTCTTCCACTACCACCCCTGGTCGTACTACAACTTCGAGGCGATCCTCGGGTACTTCAAGTACCTCAAGACGTACAAGAAGGCGAAGAACATCGCCATCGCGTACGAGGACGGCCCCTTCGGCAGCGCGGGCATCGACGCGACCGTGGACGCCTTCAGGAAGGCGGGGTTCAACGTCGTCATGACCGAGAAGTTCAAGACCGGCAGCGGCAACTTCGGCCCGCTGGTCAGCAAGGCCAAGGCCGCGAAACCCGACATCCTGTACTGGGTCGGCTACGACACCGACGCCCTGCCCCTGGCGACCGAGATCAAGCAGCAGAACCTGCAGCTGGGCCTGCTGTACGGCACACCCCCCAGCTGGCCCGTCGGCTTCGAGAAGAACAAACTGGCCGACAACGTCGCGGGCCTGAGCCTGTGGCTGTCCACCAGCCCCAACAAGGACAGCCGCGCGTTCGTCGCCGCGTACAGGAAGAAGTTCGGCACCGTGACCGACGAGTACTTCGCGCCGCTGGCGTACGTGAACCTCAAGACACTGGCCGCCGCGATCAACCGCGCGGGCACGACCGACAAGGCCAAAGTCGCCGCCGAAATGGCGAAAACGAACGTGTCCACGCCGTTCGGGCAGCTGACCTTCAGCCCCAGCCTGAAAACGAAGTACCAGGGCTTCAAGGCCGGGAACTGGCTGCACTTCCAGTATCTCGGGGACGCGCGCGTGCCGGTCTACCCGATCAAGTTCGCGCAGAAGTCCATGGTGTACGGCAAGTAA
- a CDS encoding branched-chain amino acid ABC transporter permease, with protein sequence MDLFMQTLVNGLLQSGLYALVASGLALAVGVVGIVNFAHGEYLMIGAFLAWAGSAFLGVDPLLSLPVIAVAVFAIGALTYRVSIRHVLLAPELNQMLLTFGLGILLQNLALMLLGGNTRTVSTPYQASSLQLGDLSVGGPKALAFGLAALLLAALYGVLYRTTLGRQMRAVAQNRRGAQLIGINVDRVYLIAFGVSCALAAVAGVLVSVLLFASPTVGLVFALKAFAIIVMAGLGNLTGVLWASVLLGVSEALVQTYVPGGGGWSDAVFFLMIFGTLVLRSFRGAR encoded by the coding sequence ATGGACTTATTTATGCAGACGCTGGTCAACGGCCTGCTCCAGAGCGGACTGTACGCGCTGGTCGCGTCGGGGCTGGCGCTGGCGGTGGGCGTGGTCGGCATCGTCAACTTCGCGCACGGGGAATACCTGATGATCGGGGCGTTCCTGGCGTGGGCGGGCAGCGCGTTCCTGGGCGTCGATCCGCTGCTGAGCCTGCCGGTCATCGCCGTCGCGGTGTTCGCCATCGGGGCGCTGACGTACCGGGTGAGCATCCGGCACGTGCTGCTCGCGCCGGAACTGAACCAGATGCTGCTGACGTTCGGGCTGGGCATCCTACTGCAGAACCTCGCGCTGATGCTGCTGGGCGGCAACACCCGCACGGTCAGCACGCCGTACCAGGCGAGCAGCCTGCAACTCGGCGACCTGAGCGTGGGCGGCCCGAAGGCGCTGGCGTTCGGACTGGCGGCGCTGCTGCTGGCCGCGCTGTACGGGGTGCTGTACCGCACGACGCTGGGCCGCCAGATGCGGGCCGTGGCGCAGAACCGCCGGGGCGCGCAGCTGATCGGCATCAACGTGGACCGCGTGTACCTGATCGCGTTCGGCGTGAGCTGCGCCCTGGCGGCGGTGGCGGGCGTGCTGGTCAGCGTGCTCCTGTTCGCGTCCCCGACCGTGGGGCTGGTGTTCGCGCTGAAGGCCTTCGCGATCATCGTCATGGCGGGCCTGGGAAACCTGACGGGCGTGCTGTGGGCGTCGGTGCTGCTGGGCGTCAGCGAGGCGCTGGTGCAGACGTACGTGCCGGGCGGTGGCGGCTGGAGTGACGCGGTGTTCTTCCTGATGATCTTCGGGACGCTGGTCCTGCGGTCCTTCCGGGGGGCACGATGA
- a CDS encoding branched-chain amino acid ABC transporter permease: protein MSTRNAEGNSPVRAAPRREVTLGAVLPLLGFLLLAALFPFLPLGTRSEFLLQIAFFTLVAGIMALSWDILARSGQVSLAHAAFYGLGAYGYALLLKAGLPWLLAMPASALLAGGVSLILGAVTMRLSGMYFAIATLAFTEVVRTIIQNLPESVAGGATGLLVPALLGGNSRAQYFLAWGLLAFTVLVSLAVRLTRLHFAFAAIRQGEETARVLGVSIVRFKLLAFFISSSLAALAGVLYAGKTFFINPLETFSLANSIAPLTTSIFGGLYTTLGPVLGATVLRVAEEVLHNSVKNGYLVVYGLVLMLSILWLPRGLMGLRRNKKHGGDL, encoded by the coding sequence ATGAGCACCCGCAACGCGGAGGGGAACAGCCCCGTGCGCGCGGCACCGCGCCGCGAGGTAACGCTGGGCGCGGTCCTGCCGCTGCTGGGGTTCCTGCTGCTGGCGGCGCTGTTCCCGTTCCTGCCGCTGGGCACCCGTTCGGAGTTCCTGCTGCAGATCGCGTTCTTCACGCTGGTGGCCGGGATCATGGCGCTGTCGTGGGACATCCTGGCGCGCAGCGGGCAGGTGAGCCTCGCGCACGCGGCGTTCTACGGGCTGGGCGCGTACGGGTACGCGCTGCTGCTGAAAGCGGGCCTGCCGTGGCTGCTGGCCATGCCCGCCTCGGCACTGCTGGCGGGCGGCGTGAGCCTGATTCTGGGCGCGGTCACGATGCGCCTGAGCGGCATGTACTTCGCGATCGCCACGCTGGCCTTCACCGAGGTCGTCCGCACGATCATCCAGAACCTCCCCGAGAGCGTCGCGGGCGGCGCGACCGGGCTGCTCGTGCCCGCGCTGCTGGGCGGGAACAGCCGCGCGCAGTACTTTCTGGCGTGGGGGCTGCTGGCGTTCACGGTGCTGGTCAGTCTGGCGGTGCGCCTGACGCGGCTGCACTTCGCGTTCGCCGCGATCCGGCAGGGCGAGGAAACGGCGCGGGTGCTGGGCGTGAGCATCGTGCGCTTCAAGCTGCTGGCGTTCTTCATCAGCTCGTCGCTGGCCGCGCTGGCGGGGGTGCTGTACGCCGGGAAGACGTTCTTCATCAACCCGCTGGAAACGTTCAGCCTCGCGAACTCCATCGCGCCGCTGACCACCTCGATCTTTGGGGGGCTGTACACGACGCTGGGGCCGGTGCTGGGCGCGACCGTGCTGCGCGTCGCCGAGGAAGTGCTGCACAACAGCGTGAAGAACGGGTATCTCGTCGTGTACGGGCTGGTGCTGATGCTGAGCATCCTGTGGCTGCCGCGCGGCCTGATGGGCCTGCGCCGCAACAAGAAGCACGGAGGTGACCTGTGA